From a region of the uncultured Desulfatiglans sp. genome:
- a CDS encoding mRNA interferase, with protein sequence MAMVVRRFDVYLINLDPTVGSEIKKTRPCLVISPDEMNRHIRTVIVAPMTTAGKAYPTRVFCEFQGRKGQIVLDRIRTIDKSRLIKEAGTIDPQVQVEVILTLQSMFAY encoded by the coding sequence ATGGCAATGGTAGTCAGACGTTTTGATGTCTACTTGATCAACCTCGATCCTACAGTGGGATCGGAAATAAAGAAAACTCGTCCCTGCCTGGTCATTTCACCTGACGAGATGAACCGTCACATACGAACTGTTATCGTGGCACCTATGACCACAGCCGGTAAGGCTTATCCCACTCGCGTGTTTTGCGAATTTCAAGGCCGAAAGGGTCAAATCGTATTGGACCGGATTCGCACAATTGACAAGTCCAGGCTCATAAAGGAAGCTGGTACAATTGACCCTCAAGTTCAGGTGGAAGTCATTTTGACGCTGCAATCGATGTTTGCGTACTGA
- a CDS encoding hypothetical protein (Evidence 5 : Unknown function) — protein sequence MPFCLIPRMRYRFLGIDQQVVTIFGHLLKCLIPTGAGCRNGANNDFFALYSNFDILGYTGLFDNRLWQPNSL from the coding sequence TTGCCATTCTGTCTCATCCCAAGAATGCGATACCGGTTCCTCGGCATCGACCAGCAGGTCGTCACCATTTTTGGCCATTTGTTGAAATGCCTGATCCCAACCGGCGCGGGGTGTCGAAATGGGGCGAATAATGATTTTTTCGCCCTCTACAGCAATTTCGACATCCTCGGCTATACCGGCTTGTTCGATAATCGGCTTTGGCAGCCGAATTCCCTTTGA